In the Sediminibacter sp. Hel_I_10 genome, one interval contains:
- a CDS encoding beta-ketoacyl-ACP synthase III yields MNNITAAITAIGAYVPDYILTNKILETMVETNDEWITSRTGIKERRILKDEGKGTSFLAINAAQNLIDKKGLDPKDIELVIVATATPDMKAASTAAFTATSIGATNAFSFDLEAACSSFLYGMSVAARYIESGKYKKVLLIGADKNSSMINYKDRATCIIFGDGAGAALFEPNTDGLGLQDELLRSDGNGRDFLQATYGGSSYPSTPEAVAEGKHYIFQEGKTVFKNAVFNMADVTERIIARNNLTNDDISWLAAHQANKRIIEATANRVALAPEKVMMNIQKYGNTTSATLPLLLHDYESKLKKGDKIVFAAFGGGFTWGSIYLKWAYNS; encoded by the coding sequence ATGAATAATATAACCGCTGCAATTACTGCGATCGGAGCTTACGTACCAGATTATATTTTGACCAATAAAATCTTGGAGACCATGGTGGAAACCAATGACGAATGGATTACTTCAAGAACTGGCATTAAAGAACGTCGGATTTTAAAAGACGAAGGTAAAGGCACTTCATTTTTGGCCATCAATGCCGCTCAAAATCTTATTGATAAAAAAGGTCTCGACCCAAAAGATATAGAATTAGTAATTGTTGCTACTGCAACACCAGACATGAAAGCTGCCTCAACCGCAGCTTTTACTGCTACTAGTATAGGAGCTACCAATGCTTTTTCTTTTGATTTAGAAGCAGCATGCTCGAGTTTTCTTTATGGAATGTCAGTAGCAGCGCGGTATATAGAATCAGGAAAGTATAAAAAGGTATTGCTTATTGGCGCAGATAAGAACTCCTCAATGATCAATTATAAAGATCGCGCTACCTGTATTATATTTGGAGATGGCGCTGGAGCGGCATTATTTGAACCCAATACTGATGGTCTTGGACTTCAAGATGAATTACTGCGAAGTGATGGTAATGGAAGGGACTTTTTACAGGCCACTTACGGTGGATCATCTTATCCGTCTACTCCAGAAGCTGTGGCAGAAGGAAAGCATTATATCTTTCAAGAAGGGAAGACCGTTTTTAAAAATGCGGTTTTCAATATGGCAGATGTGACAGAGCGCATCATTGCTAGAAATAACCTCACAAATGATGATATCTCTTGGCTGGCGGCACACCAAGCTAATAAAAGAATTATTGAGGCTACAGCAAATAGAGTGGCATTAGCTCCAGAAAAAGTGATGATGAATATTCAAAAATACGGAAATACAACCTCTGCAACTTTACCATTACTTTTACATGATTACGAGTCTAAACTAAAAAAAGGGGACAAGATTGTTTTCGCCGCTTTTGGTGGTGGCTTCACTTGGGGTTCCATTTATTTAAAATGGGCCTATAACTCTTAG
- a CDS encoding DUF177 domain-containing protein yields the protein MKPLKEFTIPYVGLKVGKHHFDFQIDKTFFEYFEYDDFNAVDIKTELLFEKKTTLLELTFQISGYVNINCDLTNEPYDQPIDGDYKLVVKFGDEYNDEFEDIVILPHGEYEINVAQYIYETIILCIPAKRIHPGVEDGTLDSDILKKLEELSPKDLEEKEATSEEIDPRWNTLKKLLTDK from the coding sequence ATGAAGCCTTTAAAGGAATTTACAATACCTTATGTTGGTCTCAAGGTCGGGAAACACCATTTTGATTTTCAGATCGATAAGACGTTCTTTGAGTATTTTGAGTATGATGATTTCAATGCAGTCGACATCAAAACCGAGTTGCTTTTTGAGAAAAAAACAACACTTCTGGAGTTAACTTTTCAGATTTCGGGATATGTTAATATTAATTGTGATCTCACAAATGAGCCTTATGATCAGCCTATAGATGGTGATTATAAATTGGTGGTCAAGTTTGGAGATGAATATAACGATGAGTTTGAGGATATCGTAATTTTGCCTCACGGTGAATATGAAATTAATGTAGCGCAATATATATATGAAACCATCATCTTGTGCATACCTGCAAAGCGCATTCATCCAGGAGTGGAAGATGGCACTTTAGACTCAGATATACTTAAGAAATTAGAAGAGTTAAGTCCTAAGGATTTAGAAGAAAAAGAAGCAACATCAGAGGAAATTGACCCTCGTTGGAATACATTAAAAAAACTATTAACGGATAAATAA
- a CDS encoding FAD-binding oxidoreductase, with protein sequence MNLSYWEIKSWLSNIDYTIVGSGIVGLSCALQLRERFPKAKIVVLEKGILPQGASTKNAGFACFGSMSEILDDLNSHSEEEVFDLMKRRWDGLQLLRKTLGDKALDFYQYGGYELFQQQDTALYEACLEKRDAINTLLKPIFKEDVFTVVPNNFQFETVMDACGFNKFEGQIDTGKMMEALLYKAYKANIKILNNVIVKSFSEDLNSVKIKTDGFEFSTSKLCIATNGFASQLKISEVKPARAQVLITKPIKNLHIKGTYHLEQGYYYFRNIDNRILLGGGRNLDFKTEETTVLEQTALIQNKLEALLKDTILPKLNVEIDYRWSGVMGVGSQKKPIVKQLFNNVYCGVRLGGMGVAIGSLVGKDLANLVE encoded by the coding sequence ATGAACTTATCGTATTGGGAAATAAAATCCTGGCTATCCAACATAGATTATACCATAGTAGGGAGCGGTATTGTAGGCTTGAGTTGTGCCTTACAGCTTCGGGAGCGCTTTCCTAAAGCAAAAATAGTTGTCCTTGAAAAAGGCATTTTACCTCAAGGGGCAAGTACCAAGAATGCTGGCTTTGCCTGTTTTGGCAGTATGAGCGAGATTTTAGATGATTTAAATTCACATTCTGAAGAGGAGGTCTTTGACTTGATGAAACGACGTTGGGACGGATTGCAATTATTACGAAAGACCTTAGGAGATAAAGCTCTGGATTTTTATCAATATGGTGGTTACGAACTGTTTCAGCAGCAAGATACAGCCCTCTATGAGGCGTGCCTTGAGAAAAGAGATGCAATCAACACACTTTTAAAGCCTATTTTTAAAGAGGATGTGTTCACTGTTGTTCCAAATAATTTTCAATTTGAAACTGTTATGGATGCTTGTGGCTTCAATAAATTTGAAGGTCAAATTGATACCGGTAAGATGATGGAGGCTTTGTTATATAAAGCGTATAAAGCCAACATCAAGATTCTAAACAATGTCATTGTGAAATCTTTTTCTGAAGATTTGAACTCCGTAAAAATCAAAACAGATGGTTTCGAGTTTTCCACCTCTAAGTTGTGCATTGCCACTAACGGATTTGCATCTCAACTTAAAATTTCCGAAGTAAAACCCGCAAGAGCACAAGTGCTCATCACCAAACCTATTAAGAATTTGCACATAAAAGGTACCTATCACTTAGAGCAAGGCTATTATTATTTTAGAAATATCGATAATCGAATTCTGCTAGGAGGAGGTAGAAATTTAGATTTCAAAACTGAAGAAACCACGGTCTTGGAGCAGACCGCATTAATTCAAAATAAATTAGAAGCGTTATTGAAGGACACTATTTTACCAAAGTTGAATGTGGAAATTGATTATAGGTGGAGCGGTGTTATGGGCGTCGGTTCTCAAAAGAAGCCAATAGTTAAGCAACTATTTAACAATGTATACTGCGGTGTAAGGTTAGGAGGTATGGGCGTGGCTATTGGTAGTTTGGTGGGTAAAGACTTGGCGAATTTAGTTGAATAA
- a CDS encoding riboflavin synthase: protein MFTGIIEDLGQVTELKNEKDNLHISIKSAIASELKIDQSVAHNGVCLTVVSQVDDLYTVTAIKETLNKTNLGQLETGHFVNLERAMKLGDRLDGHIVQGHVDQVGVCEHLSEENGSWSYTFSYDDTLGNVTIEKGSVTINGVSLTVVNSEKNRFSVAIIPYTYEHTNFKNLKKGTIVNLEFDVLGKYIKKLYESRL from the coding sequence ATGTTTACTGGGATTATTGAAGATTTAGGACAGGTCACTGAGCTCAAAAATGAAAAAGACAACCTTCATATAAGCATCAAAAGCGCCATCGCTTCTGAACTTAAAATTGATCAAAGTGTTGCTCATAACGGTGTTTGCCTTACGGTTGTTTCGCAGGTTGACGATTTGTATACCGTAACTGCCATAAAGGAAACACTAAACAAAACCAATCTAGGCCAACTCGAAACAGGTCATTTTGTAAACCTAGAACGTGCCATGAAACTAGGCGATCGACTGGACGGGCACATTGTGCAGGGCCACGTAGATCAAGTTGGCGTTTGTGAACATCTTTCCGAAGAAAACGGAAGTTGGAGCTACACCTTTAGTTACGACGATACTTTAGGAAACGTGACTATTGAAAAAGGCTCTGTAACCATAAATGGCGTGAGCTTAACAGTGGTTAATTCTGAAAAAAACAGATTTAGCGTGGCGATTATACCATATACCTATGAGCATACCAACTTCAAAAATCTAAAAAAGGGAACGATTGTGAACTTGGAATTTGATGTTTTAGGAAAGTACATCAAAAAACTTTACGAATCTCGATTATAA
- a CDS encoding 3-oxoacyl-ACP synthase, translating into MMPKTELKQRLLQQCRDAVDVRLKTVERQIHDIQESLTSETKSSAGDKHETGRAMLQLEREKAGQQLAELEKTNLTLNKIDTSKTSEIVGLGSVVYTSGANYFIAVSAGILKFNDDTFFAISANTPIGLLLQGKQKEDQIVFRERSFKILKVV; encoded by the coding sequence ATGATGCCAAAAACTGAATTGAAACAGCGCCTTTTACAACAATGCCGAGATGCTGTTGATGTTAGATTGAAAACTGTTGAAAGACAGATTCATGATATCCAAGAGTCCTTAACTTCTGAAACTAAGAGTTCGGCTGGTGATAAGCATGAAACGGGACGTGCTATGTTGCAGTTAGAACGTGAGAAGGCAGGGCAGCAGTTAGCAGAATTGGAAAAGACCAACCTCACCCTAAACAAAATAGATACTTCTAAAACTTCGGAAATTGTCGGTTTGGGAAGTGTCGTCTACACCAGCGGCGCTAATTATTTTATAGCAGTAAGTGCGGGTATATTAAAATTTAATGATGATACCTTTTTTGCTATTTCTGCAAATACGCCCATTGGTTTATTGTTGCAAGGAAAACAAAAAGAAGATCAGATTGTTTTTAGGGAGCGTAGTTTTAAGATTTTGAAAGTGGTATAG
- the accB gene encoding acetyl-CoA carboxylase biotin carboxyl carrier protein — MDIKEIQNLIKFVAKSGASEVKLEMDDIKITIRTGSDDKGDSTTYVQQIPMNAPMAQAAPAAPQPTAAETTVEKVPVDESSKYVTIKSPIIGTFYRKPSPDKPVFVEVGTSIAEGDVLCVIEAMKLFNEIESEVSGKIVKVLVDDSSPVEFDQPLFLVDPS, encoded by the coding sequence ATGGATATTAAGGAAATTCAGAACTTAATCAAATTCGTAGCAAAATCAGGTGCGAGTGAGGTTAAATTAGAGATGGACGATATTAAGATTACTATAAGAACAGGGTCTGATGATAAAGGTGATTCTACTACCTACGTGCAGCAGATTCCTATGAATGCTCCTATGGCTCAAGCGGCTCCTGCTGCTCCTCAGCCAACAGCGGCAGAGACTACAGTAGAGAAAGTCCCTGTAGACGAGAGTTCAAAATATGTCACTATTAAGTCTCCTATTATTGGAACGTTTTATAGAAAACCATCTCCAGATAAGCCCGTTTTTGTCGAAGTTGGAACCTCTATTGCTGAAGGTGACGTACTTTGCGTTATTGAGGCCATGAAACTCTTCAACGAGATAGAATCTGAAGTTAGTGGTAAAATCGTTAAGGTTTTAGTAGACGATTCCTCTCCTGTAGAATTCGATCAACCATTATTCTTGGTTGACCCATCATAA
- the pdxA gene encoding 4-hydroxythreonine-4-phosphate dehydrogenase PdxA, with product MEKDKNIKVGISIGDLNGIGAEIIIKTFEDSRMLDFCTPVIFASIKTMSFFKKHFDSSINYHGINHINQVIDGKINVLNVWKENVTINFGEEDLKIGEYAVLSLEKATDALKNGDVDVLVTAPIHKHNIQSERFKFPGHTNYLAEQLGGQSLMFMVTDTLKVGLLTDHVPVKDAPQQITPGLIAEKIKIVYQSLIQDFTIERPKIAILGINPHAGDNGVIGEEDDLVLKPTLEKLRDKGQLVYGPYAADSFFGSKNYKNFDAIIAAYHDQGLIPFKTLSFGHGVNYTAGLSKVRTSPDHGTAFEIAGKGEADHGSFEAAVFMAIQIFKNRARYKKYSENPLKKLSKKR from the coding sequence ATGGAGAAGGACAAAAACATAAAAGTAGGCATATCAATAGGAGATCTTAATGGCATAGGAGCAGAAATTATCATAAAGACCTTTGAAGATAGCCGGATGCTCGATTTTTGTACCCCTGTAATTTTTGCATCTATAAAAACCATGTCTTTTTTTAAGAAGCATTTTGATAGTTCAATCAACTACCACGGCATCAATCATATCAATCAAGTGATTGATGGTAAGATCAATGTTTTGAATGTTTGGAAAGAAAACGTTACCATTAATTTTGGAGAAGAGGATCTTAAGATTGGCGAATATGCAGTATTGTCTTTAGAGAAAGCAACCGATGCTTTAAAAAATGGAGATGTTGATGTTTTGGTTACAGCACCCATACACAAACATAACATTCAATCTGAACGTTTTAAATTCCCAGGACACACCAATTATTTGGCGGAACAACTAGGAGGTCAAAGTTTGATGTTTATGGTTACAGATACATTGAAGGTAGGGTTGCTTACTGACCATGTTCCTGTAAAGGATGCCCCTCAACAAATTACTCCTGGGCTCATTGCAGAAAAAATAAAAATAGTTTACCAATCCCTTATTCAAGATTTTACGATTGAGCGTCCCAAAATCGCTATTTTAGGAATTAATCCGCATGCGGGCGACAATGGGGTTATTGGGGAAGAAGATGATCTTGTTTTAAAACCAACTTTAGAGAAATTAAGAGACAAAGGTCAATTGGTATATGGTCCTTATGCCGCAGATAGCTTTTTTGGTTCAAAAAATTATAAAAACTTTGATGCTATCATCGCCGCTTATCATGATCAAGGGCTCATCCCTTTTAAAACGTTGTCTTTTGGTCATGGGGTAAATTATACTGCAGGCCTCAGTAAAGTAAGAACCTCACCAGATCATGGTACCGCCTTTGAAATAGCGGGTAAAGGCGAAGCAGACCACGGTTCTTTTGAGGCAGCTGTCTTTATGGCGATACAAATTTTCAAAAATAGAGCACGCTATAAAAAGTACTCAGAAAACCCATTAAAAAAGCTCTCAAAAAAACGCTAA
- the rpmF gene encoding 50S ribosomal protein L32, which translates to MAHPKRKISKTRRDKRRTHYKATAPTIATCPTTGEAHLFHRAHWHEGKLYYRGQVLIDNSETEENLA; encoded by the coding sequence ATGGCACATCCTAAAAGAAAGATTTCTAAAACAAGAAGAGATAAAAGAAGAACACACTACAAAGCAACTGCGCCAACTATTGCAACGTGTCCTACTACAGGAGAAGCACATTTGTTTCACAGAGCGCATTGGCATGAAGGTAAGCTTTATTACAGAGGTCAAGTTTTGATCGACAACTCTGAAACTGAAGAGAATTTAGCATAA
- the mtgA gene encoding monofunctional biosynthetic peptidoglycan transglycosylase: protein MTLIKRLFKFIFKTLFWLFVFSIAIVVLFKWVPVPITPLMVIRNIENGPTDQEDRWQHDWVPISEISKNLQLAVICSEDQLFLNHNGFDIEAIEKAYESNKKGKKLKGGSTISQQTAKNVFLWPERSWFRKGLETYFTFLIELVWSKERIMEVYLNSIEMGPGVYGAEAASNYWFKKSASNLSKSEAAAIAAVLPSPLRFRARPATSYIEKRKSWIVRQMNFFGPLQYTSPNDAKN, encoded by the coding sequence ATGACCCTAATAAAACGTTTATTCAAGTTTATTTTTAAAACACTCTTTTGGCTGTTTGTGTTTTCTATAGCTATCGTGGTACTATTTAAATGGGTGCCAGTGCCTATTACGCCATTAATGGTGATTCGTAATATTGAGAACGGTCCAACAGATCAAGAGGACCGTTGGCAGCATGATTGGGTGCCCATCTCAGAGATCTCTAAAAACTTACAATTGGCAGTAATTTGTAGTGAAGATCAGCTGTTTCTAAATCACAACGGATTTGATATTGAGGCCATTGAAAAAGCTTACGAGAGCAATAAAAAGGGCAAAAAGTTAAAAGGAGGCAGCACGATAAGCCAGCAAACTGCAAAAAATGTATTTCTATGGCCAGAACGCAGTTGGTTTAGAAAAGGCTTAGAGACCTATTTTACATTTTTGATTGAGTTGGTTTGGAGCAAAGAACGCATCATGGAGGTTTATCTTAACAGTATTGAAATGGGACCTGGGGTTTATGGCGCAGAAGCGGCTTCTAATTACTGGTTTAAAAAGTCGGCATCAAATTTAAGCAAGTCTGAGGCGGCTGCCATTGCTGCCGTTTTACCAAGTCCATTGCGTTTTAGGGCCAGGCCTGCAACTTCCTATATTGAAAAAAGAAAGTCTTGGATAGTGAGACAGATGAATTTTTTTGGACCACTACAATATACCTCTCCAAATGATGCCAAAAACTGA
- the accC gene encoding acetyl-CoA carboxylase biotin carboxylase subunit: MFKKILIANRGEIALRVIRTCKEMGIRTVAVYSTVDADSLHVKFADEAVCIGPAPSSESYLKIANIIAAAEITNADAIHPGYGFLSENAKFSKICEEHGVKFIGASAEMIAKMGDKATAKATMKEAGVPCVPGSDGIIVDFEDCQKVADETGYPVMLKATAGGGGKGMRAVWKKENLKAAWESARQESKAAFGNDDMYMEKLIEEPRHIEIQVVGDSTGKACHLSERDCSIQRRHQKLTEEVPSPFMTKALREKMGKAAVRAAEYIKYEGAGTVEFLVDKHRNFYFMEMNTRIQVEHPITEQVIDFDLIREQILVAAGVPISGKNYIPKLHSIECRINAEDPFNDFRPSPGRITTLHAPGGHGVRLDTHVYAGYSIPPNYDSMIAKLITTAQTREEAINKMKRALDEFVIEGIKTTIPFHRQLMDHPDYLAGNYTTKFMEDFKIQPLEE; this comes from the coding sequence ATGTTCAAAAAAATATTAATTGCCAATAGAGGGGAAATAGCACTTCGTGTTATAAGAACCTGTAAAGAAATGGGCATCAGAACTGTGGCAGTATATTCTACGGTAGATGCTGATAGTCTTCATGTCAAATTTGCTGATGAAGCCGTGTGTATAGGACCGGCTCCAAGTAGTGAATCTTACCTCAAAATAGCCAACATTATAGCGGCAGCTGAGATTACCAATGCAGACGCCATACACCCAGGTTATGGTTTTCTTTCTGAAAACGCTAAGTTTTCAAAAATTTGTGAAGAGCATGGGGTGAAATTCATCGGTGCTTCCGCAGAAATGATTGCAAAAATGGGGGATAAGGCTACTGCTAAAGCTACCATGAAAGAAGCTGGTGTACCATGTGTTCCTGGGAGTGATGGTATTATTGTAGATTTTGAAGATTGTCAAAAAGTTGCTGATGAAACTGGTTATCCTGTGATGCTAAAAGCTACTGCAGGTGGTGGAGGTAAAGGGATGCGTGCTGTTTGGAAAAAAGAAAACCTTAAGGCTGCGTGGGAATCTGCCCGACAAGAATCAAAAGCGGCATTTGGAAATGACGATATGTATATGGAAAAGCTCATCGAAGAGCCTAGACATATCGAAATACAAGTTGTTGGAGATTCTACCGGAAAAGCATGTCATCTATCAGAACGAGATTGCTCGATACAAAGACGTCATCAAAAATTAACAGAAGAAGTACCTTCTCCTTTTATGACCAAGGCCCTTCGTGAGAAAATGGGTAAAGCTGCAGTTAGAGCAGCGGAGTACATCAAATATGAAGGCGCAGGAACTGTAGAATTTTTAGTGGATAAACACCGTAATTTCTATTTCATGGAAATGAATACTAGAATTCAGGTGGAGCATCCCATTACTGAGCAGGTTATAGACTTTGATCTTATTCGGGAGCAAATTTTAGTAGCCGCTGGAGTGCCTATTTCTGGTAAAAACTATATTCCTAAACTACATTCTATTGAATGTCGTATCAACGCAGAGGATCCTTTTAATGACTTTAGACCTTCTCCAGGACGTATTACAACATTGCACGCGCCAGGGGGTCATGGTGTTAGATTGGATACACATGTGTATGCGGGATATTCTATTCCACCAAACTATGACTCTATGATTGCGAAATTGATCACTACTGCGCAAACTCGTGAAGAAGCCATCAATAAGATGAAACGTGCCTTAGATGAGTTTGTTATTGAAGGTATTAAAACGACCATCCCTTTTCATAGGCAGTTGATGGATCATCCAGACTATTTAGCTGGTAATTATACAACGAAATTTATGGAGGATTTTAAGATCCAACCATTAGAAGAATAA
- a CDS encoding reprolysin-like metallopeptidase — MRVNYVSVVAFILVMLMFSTSSMAQNKSSFWTKVTQDRTLTQSVDFSNKGPADGSVYQLNIQGLKNALAQAPNIKNFPDSGVIIDFPMVSGALESFEVLESSVMEDGLQAKFPELRSYVGQSLRNPSVTIRFSVTPNGLHAMSMGTNQGMQLINPLNVENNEYSIFAKNGLKGPAESWACEFIDDTQHDLNVALDGASSRNADDGFIREYELALACTVEYAQFHGGTLASVTEAMMITMTRVNGLYERELSLRMIMIDNASIIFLGPGVNSDPYSNNNGSAMLGQNQTTITNNIGSANYDIGHVFSTGGGGIASLNSPCNPNTKARGVTGLPNPVGDAFDIDFVAHEMGHQFGAPHTFNGNTGNCAGGNRNATTAYEPGSGTTIMAYAGICAPQNVQGSSDAYFHQNSLALIWANISLGVGSNCPDLVNITNIAPVADAGPDYIIPISTPYRLTGSSTDPDGIDTHTYTWEQYDLGPSGLPTDFTTTGPMVRSYEGTSNPTRIIPRIEDILANGGVSTTWEKLPTVARSQTFRLTVRDNEIEGGQNSFDVMNTEVVGTAGPFVVTSQSTSQIVWTPGETETITWDVAGTTGNGINAANVNILLSTSDQPGANFDTVLASNVPNNGSYSITVPNVTSPYCRIMVEAANNIFFNVNDNYFAIGNYTYVPGDICEDYFFNAGLLLAENSETFSGFTLSIDDSKTISDVNVSVDITTTNNAELSMALRAPFSAINDLTYLQAGANNGCPGLADAILNYDDDGIENPCTSTSTNLTIQPLDPLSTYNGEDSQGDWAFFVGDVIVDGNRATWNSITLTICEAGGFTPVLDAPNFDFDSSFSVFPNPNNGEFTVKFKSNTNENVALEVFDVRGRSILNQSFVNSNGDFNKNIDLGNVQSGLYLLNITFGTTKVTKKILVE; from the coding sequence ATGAGAGTAAATTACGTAAGCGTAGTCGCTTTTATTTTGGTAATGCTTATGTTTTCAACAAGCAGTATGGCTCAAAATAAAAGTTCTTTTTGGACTAAAGTAACACAAGACCGGACTTTAACACAGTCTGTAGATTTTTCAAATAAAGGCCCCGCTGATGGTTCTGTTTATCAGCTTAATATCCAAGGATTAAAAAATGCTTTGGCACAAGCTCCGAATATTAAAAATTTTCCAGATTCCGGAGTTATTATCGATTTTCCTATGGTAAGTGGAGCGCTAGAATCGTTCGAGGTTTTAGAATCATCTGTAATGGAAGATGGTCTACAAGCAAAATTTCCAGAACTACGATCTTATGTAGGGCAGAGTCTCAGAAATCCTTCTGTGACAATTCGGTTTAGCGTCACTCCAAATGGCTTGCATGCCATGTCTATGGGTACTAATCAAGGAATGCAATTAATCAATCCCCTAAATGTTGAAAACAATGAGTATTCAATTTTTGCAAAAAACGGCTTGAAAGGTCCAGCTGAATCTTGGGCCTGTGAATTTATTGACGATACTCAACACGATTTGAACGTTGCTCTAGATGGTGCTAGTTCAAGAAATGCTGATGACGGATTTATCAGAGAGTACGAATTGGCATTAGCTTGTACAGTAGAATACGCTCAATTTCATGGTGGGACTTTAGCTTCTGTTACTGAAGCAATGATGATTACAATGACGCGCGTTAATGGATTATACGAAAGAGAACTCTCTCTTAGGATGATAATGATAGATAATGCTAGTATTATATTTTTAGGTCCAGGCGTTAATTCTGATCCCTACTCTAATAACAATGGTTCTGCAATGCTTGGCCAAAATCAAACAACAATTACAAATAACATTGGAAGTGCAAATTATGATATTGGTCATGTTTTTAGCACTGGCGGTGGTGGAATAGCATCACTTAATTCTCCCTGTAATCCTAATACGAAAGCAAGAGGAGTTACAGGTTTACCCAACCCAGTAGGAGATGCTTTTGATATTGATTTTGTAGCGCATGAAATGGGTCACCAATTTGGTGCACCTCATACGTTTAACGGTAATACAGGTAACTGTGCAGGAGGAAATAGGAATGCTACAACAGCTTACGAACCAGGAAGTGGTACAACCATCATGGCCTATGCTGGAATTTGTGCGCCTCAAAATGTACAGGGAAGTTCTGATGCTTATTTTCACCAAAACAGTTTAGCGTTAATTTGGGCAAATATTAGTTTAGGTGTAGGAAGTAATTGCCCAGATCTAGTGAATATTACTAATATAGCTCCAGTTGCTGATGCAGGTCCAGATTACATCATACCTATATCAACGCCGTATAGATTAACAGGAAGCTCTACTGATCCTGATGGTATCGATACCCACACCTATACATGGGAGCAATATGATCTTGGTCCTTCTGGATTACCAACAGATTTTACTACAACGGGTCCTATGGTGAGATCTTATGAAGGGACGTCAAATCCAACGAGAATCATTCCAAGAATAGAAGATATTTTAGCGAATGGTGGCGTTTCAACAACTTGGGAAAAATTACCGACAGTAGCTAGATCACAGACATTCAGACTTACGGTTAGAGATAATGAAATTGAGGGTGGTCAAAATTCTTTTGATGTTATGAATACAGAAGTCGTAGGAACAGCCGGACCGTTTGTAGTAACTTCTCAAAGCACTAGTCAAATTGTATGGACTCCTGGTGAAACTGAAACAATCACATGGGATGTTGCTGGAACTACAGGCAATGGTATTAATGCTGCTAACGTAAATATTCTTTTGTCAACTTCTGATCAGCCTGGAGCAAACTTTGATACCGTCTTAGCGTCTAATGTACCTAATAATGGTTCTTATAGCATAACAGTCCCAAACGTCACTTCTCCTTACTGTAGAATTATGGTTGAAGCGGCGAATAATATTTTCTTTAATGTCAACGACAACTATTTTGCTATAGGAAACTATACTTATGTTCCTGGAGATATTTGTGAAGATTATTTCTTTAACGCTGGTCTTCTTCTTGCCGAAAACTCGGAAACTTTTAGTGGTTTCACATTATCTATTGATGATTCTAAAACTATATCTGATGTTAATGTTAGTGTAGATATAACAACGACAAATAATGCAGAATTGTCAATGGCTCTTAGGGCTCCGTTTAGCGCGATTAATGACTTGACCTATCTTCAAGCTGGTGCTAATAATGGGTGTCCAGGATTAGCTGATGCAATTTTGAACTACGATGATGATGGTATTGAAAATCCATGCACAAGTACCAGTACTAATCTCACAATTCAGCCATTAGATCCTTTGAGCACTTATAACGGAGAGGACTCTCAAGGTGATTGGGCGTTCTTTGTTGGAGATGTTATTGTTGATGGAAATAGAGCGACTTGGAACAGTATTACTTTGACGATTTGCGAGGCTGGTGGTTTTACACCTGTATTAGATGCTCCAAATTTTGATTTTGATTCATCATTTAGTGTTTTTCCTAATCCAAATAATGGAGAGTTTACAGTGAAGTTTAAATCAAACACAAATGAGAATGTTGCTTTAGAGGTCTTTGATGTACGAGGACGTTCTATTCTTAACCAATCATTCGTAAATAGCAATGGCGACTTTAATAAAAATATTGACCTTGGCAATGTGCAATCAGGACTCTACTTATTAAATATTACTTTTGGAACTACTAAAGTCACTAAAAAGATTCTTGTCGAGTAA
- a CDS encoding PID-CTERM protein-sorting domain-containing protein: MFASILFVLISFVCIAQGEGVPEPPGPPTPPGTPIDGGILLGIVAGLCYGIKKSFGKSDS, from the coding sequence ATGTTTGCCTCAATCTTATTTGTATTAATAAGTTTTGTATGCATTGCCCAAGGTGAAGGAGTTCCTGAACCACCAGGTCCGCCAACGCCACCAGGAACCCCTATTGACGGTGGGATCCTTCTTGGCATTGTGGCAGGTTTGTGTTATGGTATCAAAAAAAGTTTCGGTAAATCTGACTCTTAA